One Palaemon carinicauda isolate YSFRI2023 unplaced genomic scaffold, ASM3689809v2 scaffold381, whole genome shotgun sequence genomic region harbors:
- the Mettl2 gene encoding tRNA N(3)-methylcytidine methyltransferase METTL2 isoform X2, with protein sequence MSSDDLDTDSLEKRPQFGTRFLLDKKNVFEHNAWDNVVWDDAQEAAAKSKVEENSEVLMTPEDIEKLDNEAAIHWDAFYDIHQNRFFKDRNWLFTEFPELAQTYNESTSLPNVTAELSNSSELQGKEKFGELEHTVDKTDLERTIVPEKEETITPSCSENIFAVNSKESFPGEHAKFRILEVGCGVGNTIFPILKTNNSKELFVYGCDFSSHAVDIVKASEDYEKERCFAFVCDVASEEWNTPFPEGSLDLIVCIFVLSAVHPDRFSIVAEKMASYLKPGGMVLFRDYGRYDLAQLRFKKGRCLSENFYARGDGTRCYFFTQDEIRQLMTSAGLEEVQNLVDRRLQVNRGKRLTMYRVWVQAKYRKPL encoded by the exons ATGTCATCGGACGATCTAGATACGGACTCCCTTGAGAAGAGACCTCAGTTTGGTACCAGGTTCCTACTAGACAAGAAAAATGTTTTTGAACATAATGCATG GGACAATGTTGTATGGGATGATGCACAGGAAGCTGCTGCAAAGTCTAAAGTTGAAGAGAATTCGGAAGTTTTGATGACTCCTGAAGATATAGAAAAGCTGGATAATGAAGCTGCAATTCATTGGGATGCTTTCTATGACATTCATCAGAATAG GTTCTTCAAAGACCGCAACTGGCTTTTCACAGAATTCCCAGAGCTAGCTCAAACTTATAATGAATCTACCAGTTTACCGAATGTTACAGCAGAGTTATCAAACAGTAGTGAATTGCAAGGCAAAGAAAAGTTTGGCGAGTTGGAACACACTGTAGATAAAACTGATTTAGAGAGAACTATTGTACCAGAAAAAGAGGAAACTATAACACCTTCATGTAGTGAGAATATTTTCGCAGTGAATTCAAAAGAGTCGTTTCCCGGTGAACATGCCAAATTTCGCATTTTGGAGGTTGGTTGCGGTGTTGGAAATACTATATTTCCCATCTTGAAAACTAATAATTCAAAAGAGTTATTTGTTTACGGATGTGACTTTTCAAGCCATGCAGTTGATATTGTCAAAGCCTCTGAAGACTATGAGAAAGAAAG GTGCTTCGCATTTGTTTGCGACGTAGCAAGTGAGGAATGGAATACTCCCTTTCCAGAAGGTTCCCTGGATTTGATAGTGTGCATTTTTGTTTTGTCTGCCGTACATCCTGATAG attcAGTATAGTTGCTGAAAAAATGGCCTCATATTTAAAACCTGGAGGTATGGTCCTGTTTCGAGATTATGGGCGATATGATCTAGCACAGTTACGTTTTAAGAAAGGCAGATGTCTTTCGGAAAACTTTTATGCGCGCGGAGATGGGACGAGATGTTACTTTTTCACACAAG ATGAAATTCGGCAATTAATGACATCAGCTGGTTTAGAGGAAGTACAAAACCTTGTTGACAGGAGACTACAGGTGAACAGAGGAAAACGTCTCACAATGTACAGGGTCTGGGTACAAGCTAAATATCGTAAACCGTTGTAA
- the Mettl2 gene encoding tRNA N(3)-methylcytidine methyltransferase METTL2 isoform X1, with translation MFLNIMHDPHIFQHLYRCCMRGAGPQLFSRFRRLSIVGVGAIIPRTRLLCEDTQARRKPQGGGRVLKDWNNVFKYNAWDNVVWDDAQEAAAKSKVEENSEVLMTPEDIEKLDNEAAIHWDAFYDIHQNRFFKDRNWLFTEFPELAQTYNESTSLPNVTAELSNSSELQGKEKFGELEHTVDKTDLERTIVPEKEETITPSCSENIFAVNSKESFPGEHAKFRILEVGCGVGNTIFPILKTNNSKELFVYGCDFSSHAVDIVKASEDYEKERCFAFVCDVASEEWNTPFPEGSLDLIVCIFVLSAVHPDRFSIVAEKMASYLKPGGMVLFRDYGRYDLAQLRFKKGRCLSENFYARGDGTRCYFFTQDEIRQLMTSAGLEEVQNLVDRRLQVNRGKRLTMYRVWVQAKYRKPL, from the exons ATGTTTTTGAACATAATGCATG ACCCACACATTTTCCAACATCTGTATCGCTGCTGTATGCGTGGAGCAGGCCCTCAATTATTCAGTCGGTTTAGGAGGTTGTCCATAGTAGGTGTCGGTGCGATAATTCCGAGGACACGACTTTTATGCGAAGACACTCAAGCACGTCGTAAGCCTCAGGGAGGGGGTAGAGTGCTGAAAGACTGgaataatgtttttaaatataatgCATG GGACAATGTTGTATGGGATGATGCACAGGAAGCTGCTGCAAAGTCTAAAGTTGAAGAGAATTCGGAAGTTTTGATGACTCCTGAAGATATAGAAAAGCTGGATAATGAAGCTGCAATTCATTGGGATGCTTTCTATGACATTCATCAGAATAG GTTCTTCAAAGACCGCAACTGGCTTTTCACAGAATTCCCAGAGCTAGCTCAAACTTATAATGAATCTACCAGTTTACCGAATGTTACAGCAGAGTTATCAAACAGTAGTGAATTGCAAGGCAAAGAAAAGTTTGGCGAGTTGGAACACACTGTAGATAAAACTGATTTAGAGAGAACTATTGTACCAGAAAAAGAGGAAACTATAACACCTTCATGTAGTGAGAATATTTTCGCAGTGAATTCAAAAGAGTCGTTTCCCGGTGAACATGCCAAATTTCGCATTTTGGAGGTTGGTTGCGGTGTTGGAAATACTATATTTCCCATCTTGAAAACTAATAATTCAAAAGAGTTATTTGTTTACGGATGTGACTTTTCAAGCCATGCAGTTGATATTGTCAAAGCCTCTGAAGACTATGAGAAAGAAAG GTGCTTCGCATTTGTTTGCGACGTAGCAAGTGAGGAATGGAATACTCCCTTTCCAGAAGGTTCCCTGGATTTGATAGTGTGCATTTTTGTTTTGTCTGCCGTACATCCTGATAG attcAGTATAGTTGCTGAAAAAATGGCCTCATATTTAAAACCTGGAGGTATGGTCCTGTTTCGAGATTATGGGCGATATGATCTAGCACAGTTACGTTTTAAGAAAGGCAGATGTCTTTCGGAAAACTTTTATGCGCGCGGAGATGGGACGAGATGTTACTTTTTCACACAAG ATGAAATTCGGCAATTAATGACATCAGCTGGTTTAGAGGAAGTACAAAACCTTGTTGACAGGAGACTACAGGTGAACAGAGGAAAACGTCTCACAATGTACAGGGTCTGGGTACAAGCTAAATATCGTAAACCGTTGTAA